One genomic segment of Coffea arabica cultivar ET-39 chromosome 6e, Coffea Arabica ET-39 HiFi, whole genome shotgun sequence includes these proteins:
- the LOC113696922 gene encoding uncharacterized protein, producing MGDTNKPTQLSMASKFDNPNHLLYLHHSDQPGLVLVSQVLTEENYSIWNHSMTMALTVKNKYGFFDESILQPNEDAEDNLQQWIRCNNLVKTWILGSLSKEVAASVFYCEGAKAIWDELCERFSQVNSVQFLHIENEIHDCIQGTMSVSSYFTRLKGLWDERDALFPIAACQCGTMKEELSY from the coding sequence ATGGGAGACACAAACAAGCCAACTCAATTGAGCATGGCATCCAAGTTTGACAATCCCAAccatcttttgtatcttcaccATTCAGATCAACCTGGATTGGTTCTTGTATCACAAGTTCTCACTGAAGAAAACTATAGCATATGGAATCACTCCATGACTATGGCCTTGACGGTCAAAAACAAATATGGCTTTTTTGATGAATCGATTTTACAACCAAACGAAGATGCAGAAGACAATTTGCAGCAGTGGATTCGTTGCAACAATCTCGTTAAGACCTGGATATTAGGTTCACTTTCCAAAGAAGTTGCAGCAAGTGTTTTCTATTGTGAAGGAGCAAAGGCAATTTGGGATGAACTCTGTGAACGTTTCTCTCAAGTAAACAGTGTCCAATTTCTTCACATTGAAAACGAGATACATGATTGTATTCAAGGAACCATGTCTGTTAGTTCCTACTTTACCAGACTCAAAGGATTATGGGATGAAAGAGATGCCCTTTTTCCTATTGCAGCTTGCCAATGTGGAACTATGAAGGAAGAGCTATCCTATTGA